GGTTGAATCCATGGAGTTCAGTCACGTGACTTTATCCAACGACGGTGACCTCGCACGTGCATAGGTAGTTACGTTTGGGCCTGATGGGCTCTCCTTACCAAATTACTTGGGTTTTTTTATTCAcctgtcttttttttttcatgaatgTAAAtatgattttggtgtttctttTCTGTCTACATGATTCTTTTTgtgtaaataattaaatataagagTAATGTAAACATGATTCATCATTTTGCATCTcaaataattaagaaaataaaaagaaaaaagagtaatACCTTGAATTACtgtccaaaatattttttaattatgttatGGGTATACTAAAAATCGACCACCAAATcaattattcatataaaatatacattaaaaataaattaaataatatatgtacctatatataaaaatatatagtagttaattttttgtatactcataatatttttaaaaatatttaatcaaatattttagtctttgataaattttaattattagaacaatctttaacttttattttagaaaaagtataggtagacaatgaaaatactaggatttggatcctctaaagtttgaatttcactttagagaacaaaatgtgatctctcaccattgatttcataggtgggactaagaataaatatgaaagagaaactattcaagggtagaaaatcacactttactctctaaagtaaaCTTTAGAGGATCTAAATCCAAATActaaacaatgtgaacaatagATATATCAGATGTTTAATTCACTAGGCGTGCAGATGGTTATCCTGATATTAAGATTTAAGAAAGTAATTTAGGGGTgtagtgtgtttttattttattgagcTAATTTTAGAACATATTGTTCACAAAAATCATTGTATAGCTAGCAAAGTCCTTTATTTTATTGGACAATTTTGAGCTAACAAATTTAGCTAAATTAGTTTTCATCCTATTCTTTCATACAGGTGTTTTTTCTTAAATTCTAATAAAAGGACCGGAtgcaaaaatttaatttattattaattaaaatttgttaaaaagtAAATTGTTTGTTTTTAGTGTATGATACTACCCTAAATAAGCACTTGCTTGCGTGTGTGTATGACCAATTATTTGTGATGCTTGTTGTAATATGTTCAAATGAGTAGAGACAACAAAAACATAGTTCATAAGTCCACATCTGAAATTTTGTTTAGTAACACTCTATACACACTCATTGgagaaaaaaaagttaatattttagGACCCCATTAATAATCTTATTAAGTATTAATCTCAAATATTGACCATAAAGTGTATGGTTTAATTTAGCCGGCTAaagaatataattaaaatgatagACTAAGAGCAATGATTTAAGGATGGTATCCAAAGACGGCATGTGACAAAGTGATATATAACATGCATCACTCCCAACACACACTATCAAAAGTATCAACCACAGTCACAGAGTGAGTGAAAGAGTTACtcatcaaattaaatataatgtGTTCTTCTGGATTCTCAGCTTCTTCAACTGCTGAAGAAGTTACTCATGGAATCGATGGGGTTGGCCTCACTGCTATTGTCACAggtttatgtatatatatatacttaatttattatttaacttctcttattACTAATGTAAAATTGTGACTtccattcttttcttctttaatttcttcctGAATATATTAAAGTTTTCATATTTTCACTTTTGGGTCAAAAGATTTTGTCTCCCTAAGCTAGGATAGCTTATTACCCTGCCCCTATTGTCTAATTTTGACTTTTCTTAAAAATCATGTGATATTATATctaaaacttttttatttgCTATACCTAAGGGCTAAGGCTACCTTAAAATATCAGTAATGATTAAAAGTCTTAATTAATacattttcttaaatttttaatagtaaaaatttaaatatatattttatttttaaaaaatatcaaaaaacaaaaattcaaaatctttttatttaaaagttaaaaattaattaaaaaatgaattagaatttctaattatttttcaaGATAAAGATATTGAATATAAATAATAGTTATTACACTTTATGGGATATTAGTTTGTAGTTTTATGGGTCAATATTTaaaatgaattttgaaaaaacgaTGTATAAGTCAATTTGTCCgcaaaatattaacaaaaagactaaattaatccacattatcattttttaagaattaaattaaaatcttaaattaaattaaattaattcatatgtaattttttaaaactaatttgactattaatcaataattttacaaattgaaaaatattatgATGTGTAATATTGATATCATCCAAGTTGACTAGAgtaatttgtattttaattgtTAACAGTTAACACTAGTAAACTCTCTTAATCTCCTATCCAAATTttgttacaattttttttagtaaatacTTACATCCAGTTTTTATataaaaggtttaattattctgttggtctCTATTaggtctttatatttttttttcttttaattgagtccttgcactaaaatttttttttaattcgatctctacactttttttttcttttatttagatCCTTGtactaattcttttttttagttggatccctataaaattaagccaattactataattgaaaaaaaaaattggtacagggacccaattaaaaaaaaaaagtataaggaccTAATTAAAGATTTcacgaaactatagggaccaataAAGTAATTAAACCTATCTAAAATTGATAATCgatgtgaagttgataattaaaattttttaaataaatatttagttaaatatattaaatgaTCGGACTCTTTGCTAGTAATTTTAGATTAAAACAACTGTAGGTAGGtgagttttcataatttttttttttttttgggttcaAATGATAATTGTAAAAACAGGAACAACAAGAGGCATTGGCGTAGAAACTGCAAGAGTTCTTGCTCTGCGTGGTGTGCACGTGATAATGGCGGTGAGAAACATGAACGCTGCAAAAGATGTCAAAGAAGCAATTCTTAAGGAGATTCCAACAGCCAAGGTCGATGCCATGGAATTAGACCTTAGTTCAATGGAATCTGTCCGCAAATTTGTGTCAGATTTCAATTCCTCTGGTCTCCCACTCAACATCCTAATGTATGAACACTAACATCATAACATTGGATTCACATATATaattctttcatatgagtagtcATGTTTGTCTTTTTTTGCTTCATTTGTTTGTTGTAATTCTTAGAAACAATGCAGCAATTCTGGCAACTCCTTTTACTCTGTCCAAAGACAACATTGAACTACAATTTGCCACAAATCATATAGGTGCGTGTAAAATATATTCATCATAATTAAAAGTCTCAATTCAACTCTTAAAATAGTTTGATATGATTTTATTTAAGTCAAGtgattctaataatttttattagaagAGAGGACGATTTTAtgatttcatattttaagtttttagtTTTACGTAAAATCTCAATTATAACTGGATTGAATGTTTTTTATATTTGGTAAATTAGGATTATGAATGCTCTtacatttctttttctttttaattatgcaGGTCATTTTCTTTTGACAAATCTTTTGTTAGATACCATGAAGAAAACAGCTTatgaaagtaagaaagaaggaagaataaTTAATATCTCCTCGGACGGTCACCGATACACATATCCCGAAGGAATTCAATTTGATACAAACAATGATAAATCAAGGTAATTAATAATAAGATTTGGCCTAAATATATTTACAAAGTTAAATTATAGTGGAGTTTGTCACATTACTTAATTAATGGATATAGCTAATTATAGATTAAGGTAGAATTAAGATAATATTCGAGTTGGTCTTTTGATTTACAGGTGAGTTTCAATTagtgtttaaaattttaatagtctctatttaattttcaaacttAAAGAATGTGACTCATGATGTtagtttttataataattttttactcaCAAACATTAACAAAACGCTAAGGTGGACAACTAGATATCGCGTTTGATTCTGTAAAATGATGTCATTTTTGTTTTGGTACTCAAATAGCTCCAAGAAAATCATAAGTgatctttattaaaaaaatttctccTAAAACAAGTGATTTGGTGTTGTTTTTGGGTTATTTGAACACCAAAACCAAAACGATATAGTTTTATAAGTTTCAGCATGACATTTGGTTGTTCATGTCAGTATTTCATTAAAGTTTTTGTGTCAAAAATTATTCTAATGACTAATGTgagttatatttttaaattgaaaaagtcTAGGAAACCagcacttttattaaaatttggtcaacatttagaaaaatgaataattttttatcattagaTGAAATTTCATcctattaaaaatactattaatgactaattgatgattataaatcacaaaatctactgATTTTTTAGCACttctcttttaaatttaaagactaaataaaaacaattaaaattttagagaatatatgtttgatttgTTCTGTATAGTTACAACATGTGGTTTGCATATGGCCAATCAAAGCTTGCCAACATATTACATGCCAATGAGCTTGCAACACGTCTTAAGGTATATATgctatattattaattaatatacgAAAAATGTTAGAGAATCATcaagatttattattttttgttattacttagctataaatatttaaaagtataaaataaaatatgttgttagattattaaacaaaaaaattagactaaaaaaattaaattaataattaaataataataaaaaataataaattttgataatttataatatttttttaatatattattttatagaaaaaaatattttgtatatttatttCCCTTTGTACACCATGCATACCTGTACAATGGATCTGTCTCGGTCGGTGTAcggtattaaaaatataattatgtgtatttttttataaatttaatttaaaataaataattttatgatgtaatattataatttttataataaaaaaattctaaattcgaTCTCTGTTgatctaaataaataattttatcacaagacaaataaaaaaacctATTCAAATTTGATgcaaaatatagaaaaaacTCTAATATCTCTATGTTTATTTGATGTATTTAATATCAACTTTTGCATCTTGACCAGGAAGAAGGGATAGATATAACTGCTAATTCTCTTCATCCGGGAGCTATTGTCACCAATATTTTAGATCCTCATCTTGTTGATTCTATACCAGCTGGTAACTACCACATTGCACTATTCATGTGAACTTGTGTTCTGTCATAGAATTATGTAAATTGCATCATTTATGATCCTAAATGAAATATTCTACATAATCCAACACCCTATATTATTGCAAAATTTATGTTACTATGTATTTTATAGTTTTGGTTTGTTTGACTCATGCAGAGCTAATTAATTCTCTTGGGAAATATGAGATTAAAACCCTCCAGCAAGTAAGTtacatttaattatttaagcCATTAAGGTCTAAATGAAGTTCAGGGGCAACATAGgtagaagaaaataagaaacaaataaGAGTTTACAAACAGTTACTTGTATTTTATTCctttaattttaacaaatatattatttatatattaaaaataattattaaaattaattatcatgtatttatatataaatagatgtattatttaatttatttttatatactttatatttcaatatgtattttatattagtaattgaTTTTAATGACTAATCTTGATGTACTCGTAACATggttataattttaatttacagTCCtacattaacaaaaataaatagacTACTAAGAACTTTTAAATATGCAAGTTTATTTGGCACTCTAAACTTTATTAACAATTGGTGAAAAGATTTTTAACATGGTCAATTAATTCTCTAAGAAAATTAAAGCAAgttcttttttaaataaatttcatCAGGTATTAAACCTTAATTATCTAATTAATCTTGGATTTGGGAGTTATTGTAGGGAGCAGCAACAACATGCTATGTAGCATTGCATCCACAAGTGAGGGGAATTAGTGGCCAATATTTCTCAGATTGTAATGTGTGCAACCCAAGCACCCATGGAACTGACACTTTTATGGCCAAGAAACTCTGGGATTTATCCATGAAATTAACTCATCAATGAGATCATCAGTAGAGTACCTATCTCCAATTTAGTTTCAAGGAGTTTTAGGTGGGAtcctttatttttcaataaatttttttattttctataagtatttaaaaagaaaataatgtgAAAAATAATGTTTACATctgaaaacaaaacacaaaaattcgATTCACCTAATTTTTGTGAGTAAAAGAATTAGCGTGATCAATAATTTTTGTGAGTAAAACAATAAAATGGCTGAACTACTATCCATTCATCCTTTATCTTTTGAACTAAGGAATAAGAAATATTCAAAGAACAttagaatttattgtttttggttatcatttttagttattaatttaatttagtaatccaacaatatatttttattctattttttttaaatattgataattaactacgaataaaaaataataaattctgttggtcctttaacattttttaaaaaaattgctaGATATATTTGAAACTTATTCTTatgtctattttttttaatttttatttaatatagtaaaaatcaaattttaatagtagattataaaatatttctaattttttgtatttatggTATATTTAAATACGgctataatacaaaaaaaattatgtgctatatatacaaatataatgGCTCaataaatatcttaaaaaaaatctcCGTAAGATATAATATTTTAACTCCATTTGTTGTTATGAATTATGACATTGCATCCATTTTTAACCAACAAAAAGATTAAATAATAACTAACTTGAGTTGATTAAGTGTTGATTCATTTATTCATTTAAATAAGAGATGGAATTcgagaaaaagagagaatagATGACATTTTAACCACCATTATTACAATTAAATTATGAATAAAGAAATTCAAACTGAATTGCTGAAAGTAAACGAAAAATTTAAACTTAGTTGACAAATAATAACATTTATATCCTACTTACTATGATGTCTGTACATAGTTTTGccctaatttattaaaaaagaataaatattaatatttaaaatttatcataaaaaataaatttgacaaATTTGACACCAAAtttataaacataaaaaaatttagctatttatatataaacacatgaaaatgataaaaaatccAACTTGTCACGTTGGAGCTCTCGAAATTATATCATTACTTTTATcatattttacataaaaaaatagacaataaatttttatatgttcTCGCAGCAAATTAGTGTTggtgaattaattatttttatgtcaGTATTAACGATAATATTAGAAAGACAAAAAAAACTTAAACTTGccttattaattttaaaaattaataaatattaaataaaataaattttaactatttttgattttttttaaccaaATATTTGTGTCGTTAAAGTCTTAAAGATTAGCAAGCCACATTATATGCATTTAAAGTGATTGCATAAAATAATGTCTTGAAAAATAGAGTTGTGTTGGATTATAACTATTGATGTAGAGTTAAGTATTTTGTTCAATGTTTTTaatgatatttaattatataaattattttagataattttttgtatgaataattagtaatatatatagTTAAATTCAAAAGACGCATTTCCGACAAATTGTTAAAGATTAAGCGAAATTCTCCGCGTAATGAAAGAatatacaaaacatttagtatCACATGAGAATGAGAACAGTGCAATGTAATTGTTACCTTCACTACACTGATACGACGGAAAATATTAATGAAAACTGCTCCTGGAGGAAGGGAATTTGCGGTAATATTCACCCCCATCCCCCTGATCAAAATGCAGCAAGTCATTTAAGTCAAAGAATACATGTGGAACACGGGCAATCAATAACGAGCAACAAATTTGCATTTTCATTAAGGAATTTAGATcgtttaaattttgaatttttactttaaaagaTAAATTGTGATATCTTACTTTTAAAtaatttctctctcataatttttcttaattttacttataaaataaataatgagagatcatattttattctctaaaataaaatttaaaatttagaggatttaaatttttcatttaaatagGGAGTACATTCTATTAATTACTTGACCAGAATAATTTGACTATTATATTACTATAATTAATGTAAGCATACCTTGAGACGCCTTGCAAGTTCATTTGCGTGTAAAATGTTAGCAAGCTTGGATTGTCTATATGCCAGCCAACTATGGTAActgtataaaaaaataaggaATTTGTTAGGGTAGATAATGATTTTGTGaacaatataaataatgaaCTTTAAAATTGGttcaataaagtaaaaatacatTACACTTCGAATTATTCacttaaatcttaatattaagaTAATCATTCGTACACCTAGTGAATTAAACATccaatatatttattattcacattgtttagtatttttattatctacCTATACTCTTCTAAAAAAACAATTATTCCAGTAATTAAACAATGTAAACTAAAGTAATTTTGGACTGTTTTATGCCCATTTTCTATTATGtagaaaacaatttttttaaaggaAATCAAATAAGTGTTCTAAACTTCTAATACAAGGATTTGTTGCCTATCAAAAACTGCTGTCCATTGAAAACAAAAGTACGGATTTGAATcctcaaaattttaaatttcactttTTAGAATAAAGTATGATCTATCACTATTTATTTCATAGGTGGGACAAAAAAAACATAAGAGAAAAAACATTCAATGatgagaaatgtcactttatttTCTAAAGtgaaaatctaaaatttagaggatctaaattccaaaaatatcagTGACCTTCTGAGGAAACATTAAtgattcttccttctttcttactttcatATGCAGTTTTTTTCATTGTATTTAACAAAGATTTGTTAACAAAAAATGACGTGCTCAAGTATGTTAACATAAACAAAAGGATTAAAATGACTAAATATACTTCTCATTGTCTTATTACTCTACTTATACTAACCAAGTAACTAATCAATTGTAATCAACTAAGTATTTATTCATACCCAATGTTCAGAGGATTATTTGAAATTGGATTACTTTTAGGCCTAGACGTAAGGTCCAACTCCGGGGCGGTGTCCAACTTGTGTAAATGCTGAGGGTTGCCATCCGAATTCCTTGTGAAGAGGTGGGGAGACGGCGGC
The genomic region above belongs to Arachis stenosperma cultivar V10309 chromosome 5, arast.V10309.gnm1.PFL2, whole genome shotgun sequence and contains:
- the LOC130982437 gene encoding short-chain dehydrogenase TIC 32, chloroplastic-like; the protein is MCSSGFSASSTAEEVTHGIDGVGLTAIVTGTTRGIGVETARVLALRGVHVIMAVRNMNAAKDVKEAILKEIPTAKVDAMELDLSSMESVRKFVSDFNSSGLPLNILINNAAILATPFTLSKDNIELQFATNHIGHFLLTNLLLDTMKKTAYESKKEGRIINISSDGHRYTYPEGIQFDTNNDKSSYNMWFAYGQSKLANILHANELATRLKEEGIDITANSLHPGAIVTNILDPHLVDSIPAELINSLGKYEIKTLQQGAATTCYVALHPQVRGISGQYFSDCNVCNPSTHGTDTFMAKKLWDLSMKLTHQ